A stretch of the Candidatus Woesearchaeota archaeon genome encodes the following:
- a CDS encoding 50S ribosomal protein L21e: MARKGGSRRSKRTIFTKSSRDKGKTSIRKILTEYKEGQKVNLLIEPSMLKGLYHPRFAGKTGTIISKKGECYEVKITDMDKQKTLIVHPIHLEIKGN, from the coding sequence ATGGCTAGAAAAGGTGGATCAAGAAGAAGTAAAAGAACAATATTTACTAAATCCTCAAGAGACAAAGGAAAAACAAGCATAAGAAAAATACTTACAGAATACAAAGAAGGACAAAAAGTTAATTTACTAATAGAACCATCTATGCTAAAAGGACTATACCACCCAAGATTCGCAGGAAAAACAGGAACTATAATAAGCAAAAAAGGTGAATGTTACGAAGTTAAAATAACAGATATGGATAAACAGAAAACACTAATAGTTCACCCAATACATCTAGAAATAAAAGGCAACTAA
- a CDS encoding 50S ribosomal protein L11: protein MASTTVEVLIEGGKATAAPPLGPALGPTGLNVGQVVVDINKKTAEFKGMQVPVKVIADLDTKEYKITVGTPPASALIKQESGIQKGSGKPMVDFVADLAIEQIIKIAKMKEDALTGKTMKERVKEIAGTCASMGVKIEGVPAIDAIKQINEGKYDQEITSEKTDLTAEEKKQLEDEKKTMQAELEAKRTQFEIQAKKIIEELKDKTSEEKRKALAEAKLPEEIINKLVPKDDKKKK from the coding sequence ATGGCAAGCACAACAGTTGAAGTATTAATAGAAGGGGGAAAAGCAACAGCAGCACCTCCACTAGGACCAGCTTTAGGACCAACAGGACTAAATGTAGGCCAAGTAGTAGTAGATATAAACAAAAAAACAGCAGAATTCAAAGGAATGCAAGTACCCGTAAAAGTAATAGCTGATTTAGATACAAAAGAATACAAAATAACTGTTGGAACACCACCAGCATCAGCACTAATAAAACAAGAATCTGGCATACAAAAAGGCTCAGGAAAACCAATGGTTGACTTTGTAGCAGATCTTGCAATCGAACAAATAATCAAAATTGCAAAAATGAAAGAAGATGCATTAACTGGCAAAACCATGAAAGAACGAGTAAAAGAAATAGCAGGAACCTGCGCATCAATGGGTGTAAAAATAGAAGGAGTTCCTGCAATAGATGCAATAAAGCAAATCAACGAAGGAAAATATGATCAAGAAATAACATCAGAAAAAACAGATCTGACTGCAGAAGAAAAGAAACAACTAGAAGATGAAAAGAAAACAATGCAAGCAGAACTAGAAGCAAAAAGAACACAATTTGAAATACAAGCTAAAAAAATCATAGAAGAACTAAAAGATAAAACTTCAGAAGAAAAAAGAAAAGCATTAGCAGAAGCAAAATTACCTGAAGAAATAATAAACAAACTAGTTCCAAAAGACGATAAAAAGAAAAAATAA
- a CDS encoding HAD family hydrolase, whose product MDTLDAWIQNKDFEFEFKNIELNTKNNIALDFDGVITNPFSLKKEYLTNKGYSISKKTITKKDIISEMQNQKKLSEQQANKEYDEMIVSLYIEKMNEIPLFEYVKETINEMNSNGHNIYIVTSRYDDVQRPEIKAALEYLKENEIKIEALINTNNKSKKDVLKKIKPLIYVDDSLSKITELYEDSACSKIIPELKNTRFYLFNIHSNESTLPNNIKTVHNWKQIRDILYKHH is encoded by the coding sequence ATGGATACATTAGATGCCTGGATACAAAATAAAGATTTCGAATTTGAATTTAAAAATATTGAACTAAATACAAAAAATAACATAGCATTAGATTTTGATGGGGTTATAACAAATCCTTTCTCTTTAAAAAAAGAATATTTAACAAATAAAGGATATTCAATTTCTAAAAAAACAATAACAAAGAAAGATATAATTTCTGAAATGCAAAATCAAAAGAAACTATCAGAACAACAAGCAAATAAAGAATATGATGAAATGATTGTATCTTTATATATAGAAAAAATGAACGAAATTCCATTGTTCGAATACGTGAAAGAAACAATAAATGAGATGAATTCTAATGGTCACAATATTTACATTGTAACCTCAAGATATGATGATGTTCAAAGACCTGAAATTAAAGCTGCATTAGAATATTTAAAAGAAAATGAAATAAAAATTGAAGCTCTAATAAACACAAATAATAAATCAAAAAAAGATGTGCTTAAAAAAATAAAACCACTAATTTATGTTGATGACTCCTTATCAAAAATAACAGAACTTTATGAAGATTCTGCTTGTTCTAAAATAATTCCAGAACTCAAAAATACAAGATTTTATTTATTTAATATCCATTCAAATGAATCAACTCTTCCAAATAACATAAAAACAGTGCATAATTGGAAACAAATAAGAGATATTCTATACAAACATCACTAG